CCTATTAGAGAAAACCCTCTTCCCCCCACGGCATGAAAATTCCATTTTTAGTATCATGAAAATCATCTTGCATCCATTTATTTTCTacactatctttttttttttactaaatattTTCTACACTATCTTGTATGGTACCCATTTAGCATCAAGtcaaaataatgaaaacaaaaaatcattaaaaaaacataatattgtCAAAAATGGGAAGTGATAAGATTCATATGTATTCATgtattttagtcaaaataagGCTACCTGAGTGAGCTCATGTAGTGCGTGTTTGGCTTTCGGTGCTTCCGGGTTTCGTTCGATAAGAAGtcgatttttatttttctaatccattaatgtaaaaaatcggaaacacttaaaaaaaaactgaaaaggcTTATATGTCTTAATTACTTTCATTTTTAGTCCACTTCTTTACCGTAaacaaaaaacaatatttttaaccTCACTCAAACGACCCCGTATTACCATTTCATCCTGACAAAAAATAAGTCACCATTTCATCGACTTGTAGTAGGGGCGGCCGGGCAGTGAGCAGGAGGAGCTAATTCAGTTTCTGAAACCAGACTGATCTTCgaaaatttgttaaatattttattatataaggGATGTAATCAATTCGGATTTGTTCTCTGCTTAacggaattttttttataaaataactcAGTGCTATGTGTTACGAAATTCTGATTTCGTCCAAAAGTTTTCTCGTGCATGAAGATTCTAAGAAAGCGGTCCAAGCGGACACGTGTAAATACAATCTTAACTGCAAAGGCATCCAATCATTTCAGACATAAGAACATGACTCAACATCACTATGCACAAATGTATTATCCATGGAAAGATACCCCTCCACTTTGtacatatttcaaaatttctataaaatagagtttattttaataaaaatataaatatcaaattttattaaaacaataaaaattttaaaaatattatgaaactatagtAGCTGTGCGTGCAGGGATACCCCCAAGGCCCGAACTCTTTTTAATATGGCAACTCatattttatctaattttatccGAGGATTTTCAATAATTGGAGATGCTCTCGGTAGTTCAAACTCTCACTGAGCCACACAAACAATACGACAAAATATGGGCATGTATCAAACTTCATTTTCAGCAGCTATTataagaaaagagaagagataCTACTGCATATTTTTTCCTTGGTTGGTTTAAACATTTGCGAGTCACATTCAGCCATGTTCATGATTCATTTATTTCTGTTTGATCAGAACCAACCCAAGATTCTCATTTTCAGGatcaataaaataacaaaactgtGACATTTACATTCAAATAAATTGAATACAATTCGACCCAGTTCGATACAATACTAGCTCCAAAGTCCAATCCACTTCAAAGAAACTTTATTCTGGTAAAGAAAAGATCCAACtagaatttgaaaaagaaaactaGCAACAGAGTACTACAGTAAATTAGTAGTGTTTAAATACTTGTGAGTTGTGATTTGAAGTAACTAAGTTTGTATGAACAAAATTGCATCAATGGGGATGTAGCTCAGATGGTAGAGCGCTCGCTTAGCATGCGAGAGGTACGGGGATCGATACCCCGCATCTCCATTCAACTTCTGGTCCAAACTTTTTACTGAGAAGACATTTGGTTTTTCCTTAATATTTCTCTGTACAAAAACTAGCATTTCTATCAACTTATATGCAATTTCCCCCTTATTGTTTACACCTCTCACATATGCTATACAATGACTTCTCAAGTGTGTTTTGACCATACAAAGTGCACCTATAAATTCACAATTTAGACATACTTCTAGATGCTAATCAATAATAAGCCTTGGTGTTAATTGATAGTATCTTTAATTACAGATTTACTGAAACTAATGTCAAAAGCAAATGGTCACTTATATCTTTTATGACAATAACTAAGACATCCTGCCCATAAAACCATCAGGACAACGCAACATTCCAGAGGCAAAGCAATGAAGATGCAAGACAAGACTATCATTTCGTCATGATATACCATATGTAATCTTAGTGCTTAGGAAGAAATATATCTTGATACACAGAACAAATATACTACTTGGAGTACGAGAGGAACTGGAAATATTTACTGCAGTGACAATTGacagaatattaataatactacaagtgtCTACCGATATTGCCTTCAAATTTTGCCAGACTCTCCATTGTCGGCAAATTATCTTACATCTAGAGCTGCACGTCTGCACTAAGATATTCCTTTATGCAACTATAAACGTGAAAACATATACTACTAAACTACCAGAATAGATAACAAACTTGCAAGCTACAAGTTAATAATGTTTCAGATCATAAGATTTCTGTACCTAAGACTAAAACTTCACAGGCAAGGCAAGAGTAAAAGGGTTTATTTGTTCCGAGCAGGTCCAGTAACATAAGTGTGGTATATGTTGTATGCATCCAATGAGAAACCATCTTCCTGTATGTTTGGCAAGAGAAGTGGAGAACACATCCTTTATTCAAAAGGACAGCAAAGAAAAACACACAATTTCGGAATTTTAAATTCAGCAGCAAAATTATATTTCGACTCCAAAACAATGTGCAATCTTAGcatgtaaaatataaaagtgaCCATTGACAGGGAAACACACTGTTACTGTATACTATACTGTTATACTTTAACCATTCCGGTTGATCTCTCGAGACGAGATCCGCCTCCGAAAATGAGATCCTACTCTTTTTTAATACCAAAAACACACCATTAATATCGTCATCGATTCTTTTTGTCACTTGAATAGAGTTTATCAGCTGTAATGCTCTATGGATACCCAAATACGACTGCTTCATCGATAGCTCATTCGAAACTTTAACAGTTATTTCATAAGAAATCTAAGTTGCTTTTTATAAGCCCAAGATGCTATTCTTATGTTTGATACCTCATATGGAGCAATTCATCGAACAATACAAGAGTATCATCAGGCTTATCAACGCCAGCCTTGGGTTTCTCCAACAGTAATTGTTGAAGTTCCGCATGATGTTTTGGTTTGTAATTAGGGTTAGGGTAAGTGGACAAGTGAGAAAGTGAATGCAACTGAAACAATGGAATACAACATGtagttttaaaaaacaaaattgtGAACATAGTAAAACTGAAAcaagtttaataatatatgaacaTCAGTTCCGCTAATTGTCCTTTCTTTTAGGAGAAAGTTAAAGAGTACACAGAGACGACAAAGAAAAATACATGGTATTgagaaagagcaagtccaataggttacctaaatCAGCttctaaactcacatttaggtaatgtatCAAACAAATGGTGCTCCAACACTATCTTAGtggttacctaaatcactagcacatccTCAAAtctcctagccattacctattttagGTAACCTCTAgacattacctatttaatatttatgaataaaaaattcatctccctccttctttctttgtcttttccctccttttcccccttctctctctcaaatttattattaaactaataataggggaacaaatatagggattgctattggagttgatactaaaaatagattacctaaaacactaagactcactaggattcattattatatatttattaataggtAATGAGATGggtattggacttgctcttatatcaAGTAATAACTGTAACGGTTGTTGTACTTCACTTCTGCTCAACAAAATACCAAATACTCCTTTATGCAGCTATATACTAACCCTAcggtaaaaaaaaaatcaaatacacTACAAGAATAGATAAGTAACTTACAAGAGATTGCAAGTAATAAAAAATGTTCCACACTGGATCAACAGATTCCATTATGTATGAAGAAAACTTTTATGCAGAGCAAGAATAGACGGTCTTGTTTATTTGCTCCAAGTAGGTCCTGTATATTACAGGTGGTATGCATCTTCTGAGAAACCAGCTACCAGCATTTTGTCAAAGAAAACACATGCTTTATTATAATTctcatttttgtaaaaaaatgcaTATAAAACACAATTACCATTTCAAAATTTGATATTCAACAAAATTACATACTACTATCTCCAATACCACAATTGccattgatttaaaatttagtagcaaacaattacaaaattttGGAAATTTAAAAGTATTGTGTACCTTAATAAACTCTCTCATTGATGTACTAAAGGCTTGAACTTCTTCTGCAAAGCAAGGAGACCGGGGTCCTGCTCTTTCGATTGCAGCATATCGGAATAGCATGGAGGTGGTAAAGGCATCTGCTTTAAAACCATGAGCACACATCTCATCTATAAGCACACAACCTCCATCATACATCATACATCTTATTCTTAAAGCAGCAGCGGATAAGAGTGTTGTATGTAACTTCATTAGGCAAGCAATTGTTTTCTTCCATTTCCCAGAGTATTTTATATGCTTCTTCCAGCAACCCTACTCGACAGAATCCATGGATCATAATGGTGTAGGATATGACACTAGGCCATAAAACCCTTCAAAAGAAGATTATGAAAAAGGTTTCTTGCCTCGTCAACCTTGCCATCCTTGAATAGTCCACGAATCAGAATATTATTAATGTATAAATCATGAACTAATTAGTTTCAAGTCTTCTTAGCATCGGATCTCCAATTAGGATTTTGATTTTCTCGATTTGAAGATTTGACTTATTTCTCGATTTGAGGTTTTGGTGTCTGATCCGTACGGTGTATACTGCGGTAGTCAGGTGTTATATATGATTGCAGAAATTAGAAAATACGCCAATTTATCCTAAAATTGGATTTCAAGTCTTTTGAAGTGTCTTTTGAAATAACTGCAGACACAAGGTAAGTCAACTAGCTAGTACATTGGAACAAGTTGACATTGTGGCATTGCCATTGGAATGGACAGAGAATCGTGAGTGCGTGTTAGTGTACTGTATAACAACGAACATAAAGTTGTCCCTATTCTACTACTTCCTGTCcctttttaactgatgtttgactttttgacacgtatattgaggcataaaaaaacaatatctacactcaataaaaaaaattcaattcttatatcaaataaaagtttagaatctaaacttttatttgatataaattttataaaaaataattatgtttagatatgattttttttaacatcttaaagtacgtgtaaaaaagtcaaaagcagttaaaataggacggagggagtaacataaataacttcatcagttgaatacaaGAAATAGAGCCAATTCATTAGTGATGTAATGACACTGATATGCAGCTACCGTAAATAACATTCAAGCAAAGAAAGAACCATTTTTTATAACATGCAAATGCTCACTAGTTTGAAAACCTTCTGCCTCATTGGAAATGGGTGTTGCACAACTCCTTGTATCGGTGAACAATGAGTAATCCACTTTTCCTGTGGAAGACGTAGAAAGTGATTTCATACAGAAAATTTGGCTAGGAATCATTGCAGAGGGAACTTTTTGACCATCCAACTTCTAATGGAATTAGAAACTTGAGAATCCCCATCCTTCTCTTTAGTTACTATGTAAGCCTCTAAAATTGGGTCTTCTCCAGGTCCCCGTAAAATAACTGCAGCATCAATTACattagggtttgtctagtgtgtgcccagcACATGCTAAGTCCTAAAATCTATGGATTTGGAGGtgtttgattggtgtggttgttgtaaatgcaggggggtccaccattattagatggtgtaagccaatcaaaagcTTTCAAATCCATAGATTTTAGCACttaacatgtgcccatgggcacaccatagaaaaaccgattacATTATGATGTtctcttaatatattttcaatctCGTCTAGGGAAATGCGCTGGCCATTAACGTTCAGTGGGCGGTCTTTTCTCCCCAGAAAGACCAATTCACCACTTTTAAGCCTTCTTGCAAAGTCTCCAGTTTTATAGAGGCACCGACTTCCTGGACCAACACTTGCAATGCCAAATAATGATTCTTCACGCAATTTCACATAGTCCAGTGAATTTACAGATGAATCACCCAAGTACCCGGCCACAAGCAATGTAGACCCCACTCACATATATTTCTCCTTCACTGGATATGTCTTCACCAAAGAGATATATATTAGATTCCGAAATGGGTATACCAATTGGACCTGTACTCAATTCTTCACTTTCTAGTATAGATGGCAACCTTTGTCAATCAGAATAAGTACAATCACCAGTCACCTTCATTGTATAATTTGTGTTATAagtaatttgaattaaaataaaactaaatcaAAAAGATTTTACCTAGAATATGTTATTGCAGATAAAGTATTGAAACGGTGTACACGACTTGAACTATACTCAAGAGTAAAGTGACTTAAAAACAAACTGTTCTGCTCAGGAAAAGGTATCAACTTCTTTAAGACCATctccaatcataattttataaataaagcaacttcatcttcattttcacctttttcactttatatctttattccatctccaaccattacttcattttataaataaagcaatTTGTGCTTTATCTTCAAGTTCAACTTCATATATAGAGTAGGATAGTGcatgactttatatataaagataaagtAATGGATGATTGGAGATGGATTACTctatttataaagttaaaagTGAAGAAATATAAAGTTTAGagtgatggttggagatgccctTAGGGTGCAAAGCCTTTATGCTAATACGATAATACCTCACTATACCAAATAAAGTTAAGTATGTGATTTATTTATAACTAATTTATGACCTATACTAACAATTTCAAAGAAGCCTGAATTGCTGATAAAATGTGGACTTTGCAGTGTGGGAAATATTATCCTCATTAAAAATGTTACAACAACAAGCCTTGCAATCGAGTAACACTGTTCAAGCAAGGCAAATAACTATTAGGGAACATATAATCCTACAAGGTTAACTCCTACCTAATAAGCTATggatgaaaataaaatgataaatgatGTCACGTGTTTCAGAACACCAAATATTGATTAATATAGATAATATACGGTGTGTGGAATCTTTTGCAGACGGACCATAGATCTTTCTAGTACAGCAGATTCGgtaaaaataattcattttatgtTTGGCTGCTGCAGGTTCGGTAAAAAAATAAGGTATGCTTCTCGTAAAGCCAGAGCTGACACCAGAAAACGCGTGAAAGGAAGATTTTTGAAGATTGGCGAAACATATGACTATGACCCTCTTCGAACTAGAACATGATAAATGAAAGCTTACTTATCTTCTAGTTCATTAAAAGGTATTGGCGGGACGTGCATTATATAAAGCATACATGAACACAATCAAATATGCTAAtttgtattaaatttatttttaatacgaTAACAAGATATTATCTGATAAGAGAAAAAAGATGTGAGGCCTTTTACTGTGTTCTTGAAATTGTTTGTCTAGATGATTTCTTATTCTTTGTAATTATAACAATGTCACTGTTGCATTTGCAGATAAATATCATTGTAGCAGTGGCTATGATAATATTTCAATTGTGTCCGGACACTGGAGCAACACTTGTGTATTTTTTCCGGTTGTTACCAAATGGTTAGTCTCTCTCGTCCCCGAACATGCTCTAGCTATCTTGTGTTGATGCATTTTGTCAAAGAAAATACATgctttgttatatataattctCATTTGTACAAAAATGCATATAAAACACAAGCACCATTTCGAAATTTGATATTCAACAAAATTACATACTATTATCTCCAATGTCACAATtgctattgatttaaaattttgtagcCAACGATTACAAAGTTTCGGAAATTTAAAAGTGTTGTGTACCTTAATAAACTCTCTCATTGATGTACTAAAGGCTTGAACTTCTTCTGCAAAGCAAGGAGACCGGGGTCCTGCTCTTTCGATTGCAGCATATCAGATAGCATGGAGGTGGTAAAGGCATCTACTTTAAAACCATGAGCACACATCTCATCTATAAGCACACAACCTCCATCATACATCTTATTCTTAAAGCAGCCATGGATAAGAGTGTTGTATGTAACTTCATTAGGCAAGCAATTGTTTTCTTCCATTTCCCAGAGTATTTTATATGCTTCGTCCAGCAACCCTACTCGACAGAATCCATGGATCATAATGGTGTAGGATATGACACTAGGCTGTAAACCCTTCAAAAGAAGATTATTAAAAAGGTTTCTTGCCTCGTCAACCTTGCCGTCCTTGAACAGTCCATGAATCAGAATATTATAAATGCGTGTATGATGAACTAAGCCACATGATTCCATCTTGTGAAACTCAGACATTGCTTCAACAACAAGTCCATTCCAGCAAAGTCCATGCAAAAAGATCCCGCGTGTCACTATATTCAGTTTAACGCCCAGATTTAGCATCTTCTTATAAAACTTATGTGCTTCATCAAGCCTATACGTACGGAATAGCCCATCCAAAATAGTATTGTACGTTTCAACACTAGGCTCTAAACCTTTCAGAGGCATTTCTTCCAAGATATGTATTGCTCTGTCTACTTCTAACTTCTTACAATAACCATTGATCATTATGCTATAGGTATGAGTGTCTGGCAAAATCCTCTTACTTGTCATGGTTCTGAGCACTGCTAATGCTTTATCCAATTCTCCTCGCAAGCAGTATCCATCCATTAGGCTATTATAAGTGACTACATCTGGAGGCTGGCCTCTTCGAATCATTAACTCTATCAACTCTTCAGCCTCTTTCACCTTTCCATCTCTAACATGTGCATCAACCAATATACTATACGTATGCTTATCTGGAGAAACTTTGTGTCTGTCCATATCCCTGAACAATTGGATAATATCATCCCAGCGGTTGAGATTACACAGACCATGAATCAACGAGCTATAGGTAACAACATTTGGTTGAACGCCTTTGTCACTCATTTCCGCAAGAAGGCCCAAAGCATCATCCACCAATCTGTCTTTGGACAAACTATCAATAACAATGTTATAAGTCACTACACTCGGCATACAACCTTTCCTCTCCATGTATCTAAGCAACATGATAGCCTGCGAAGTGTTGCCTGTTTTGCAGAGTCCGTCAATGATGGTTGTAAAGATAGCCGCATCAGGCTTAACTTCATTCTCCTTGAGAAGGTTCTTGAACAGAATCTCCGCCTCCAGAAACCTGTCCTGTGAAATGAGCCCCCTGACAAGAGTTGTGTAGGTAACAACATCCGCGAAAAAGCCACGCTTAAAGATGGCAGCCAACAACGCAAACCCATAATCGACTTGTTTCAAATGGCAACAACAGTTAATCACAGTAGTTAAAGTAATGACACTAACTGGGATGCCTAGAATGCACATACGTCTATACAGAGAGAGTGCTACAGAGTAGTCCTTGGTCTTAACAAGGGCAGCCAAGAGTTGATTAAATTTGACAACATTAAGCAGAGGTCTCATACCaagcattttatcaaacacaaCGAGAGCATCTTCGAGTTTATCGAAACCAACCTTGCATTTTTCACTAAGTAATTGTTCAAGTTCCGAGTGATAACTGGGTATATATTTAGAATTAGGGTAAGTGGATGATCGAGAAAGTGAATGTAAGTGAAACAATGTGATAACACCGTGTCTAGGAAATCGAACAAGAGTGTTCGAACTGAAGCAGACCCTTCTCAGTATCATCTCTTGCACTCTCGAGAGTTGAGACATTCTTTTTTGCATTTGCCGTAAGCAGATGACCGAATTTTCCGAACCGACATATATCTCCGACCAAACTGATCTAAATGATTTTTACTCAACCTGATTTTTAAGGTTTGGTtacgatttttatttttaaaagctGATTGAATTTGATACGGGTTTGATTTTTAGGACAATCAAATCAAGTCCGACCCGAATATCCGAAATCTGATTCAAATCCGAAACCCGATCGAAAtcgatattattaatttatcatatcccatacaatatatatataatatttatacaaaatcttCCGTGTCTGACAAGATAtgtgtaataaaaaaataattttattattatatttttctattcAAGTATTGTTTTTAATCAACCACTAACAAAACCATTAAATGcttatattttaatcaatattagatatttttattttatattttactaaaTTAAATATCTATAGTTTGAacttcaaaagattacattattaaattttataatttatatgtaatttgtaAGTGAACCGGAGAAAAAGATACATCACATAAcatgatataaatttattttttaaatactaaaactttatctttttattttaaataagacataatctattattaaataatatctcTAAAAAGGAATAgtaatatcaaaaattttatttattcaaataaataatataaaattcattaaaatatgatgctTTATTTTCTTGTCCtacgttttatttttaataagctaaattaatactccctccatctcatattatgtgtcttttttttttgactattaGGTGATCAATATGACTAAACATTGACCATTAATTgaagaaaatttattaattatttcaaaaatctgaaaaatgaattttgcatgggattagatatattttataataaagtaggtaTTCTAATCTTTTTAAGTCGGATAATATGTGTAATTTGCAGTCAAAATCTAGTCAATTTGACTGTTGAATAGTCAAAACAAGAACAtaatatgagatggagggagtacaagtttttttaaaaaagttgaatttaatGTTTCAAAGAAAGGagttttttttgtaattataaattattgtaaTTGCTAATTTAATCATGCatattgtaaatttgtaatatgCTTGTAATAATTGAGTATATCATAAGCTTTGAACAAAAGAGGAGTTAGAGAGAATTATCAACACTCTCTAAACTGCAGTAGACACACTAACTGCAGGCCCACGATCAGATTCTTCACACTAGGCAGAACACTCGCACACACTGCTGTTTAACTTAAGAGAGAACAGATTACTTATAAAATATTCTTATTGCTGAAATCTGAGTTGATACAAATCTGCATAATGCATTTTATAGTAGTAATAGAATGTTCTGGATAATAACTAGATGCATGAGCCTAGATAGATTCATAGTACTTATATTAAATGCAGATACATTAATCTTTCTAATGCATGAACCTATAGAATAGATAATTATCTTCTCAGTACTTCTAGAAACTTCAGGAAGTTTGCACAATATTTCAACACTCCCCCTTTGTGCGAACTTCAGGAACCAAGCCGAGTTGTTCTCTAATAAACTCAAATTTCACCTTAGGTAAAGCTTTCGTAAATATATCAGCAAGTTGTTCATTTGTATCAACTTTAATAAGATCAATCTCCTCTTGCAACACCTTCTCCCGTATGAAATGATAGTGCACTTCAATGTGCTTAATCCTCGCGTGAAATACCGGATTTGAGGCTAGTCGAATCGAACTCATATTGTCACAATATAACTCCACTGGTTGCATAGAAGCATGAGAAATATCCTTAATTAATCTTGTTAACCACACACACTCTTGTGCAGCAAGTGTGGCAGCATTATATTCTGCCTCCGTACTTGATAGTGCTATGGTAGCTTGCTTCTTGCTGCACCACGATATCACAGCTGACCCAAGGTCAAAACAATAGCCTGAAATGGATCGTCGTGATGAGGGATCTCCTGCCCAATCCGCGTCTGTGAATCCACTAAGTAAACTTCTGCACTTTGTTTATACATCAACCCGTAGTTCATTGTATTCTTAAGATAGCAAAGTATCCTTTTCACTGCATCCAAATGTGGCTTCCTTGGCTTTTGCATAAACTGACTAACAACTCCAACCGGAAATGATATATCTGGCCTTGTGATTGTCAAATAAATCAAACTTCCAACCAAAGTGCGATATGTTTTTTCATCCTTGAGCTCCTTTCCAGAATTAGTTCTTAACTTCAGGTTCTGTTCCATTGGTGTAGCTGCTGATCTGCAATTAATCATCTTAAATTTCTTAAGAATCTTTTTAGTATATTGACTTTGAGAGACAAAAATACCTTCCTTGCACCTTGATACCTCCAAACCAAGAAAGTTTTTCAGCTCCCCTAGATTTTTCATCTCAAAACGGATAGCAAGTTCATCCTTTAATCTATTGATTTCTTGCTCATCATTCCCGGTTATTatcatgtcatcgacatataatAACACAAGTACGTGCACCTTCGAATCCTTCTTTATAAATAGACTCGCATCAGCACTTGAGGAAGAATAACCACAAAATGATAGATATTGAGCAATTTGTCCGAACCAGGCCCGTGGTGCTTATTTAAGCCTGTAAATAGCTTTCTTGAGACGACATACATAGTCTGGaaatttctttgatttaaacCCCAAAGGTTGCTCCATATAGATTTCCCTATCAATGTCTCCGTAAAGGAATGCGTTCTTCACATCTAGTTGCCAAAGTTTCCATCCCTTTGAGGCGGCCATGGATAGAATAGCTCGAACAGACGTCATCTTTGCAACTGGACTGAAAGTTTCTTCATAGTCCAGCCCATAACTTTGGGAGAAACCACGAGCCACAAGCCTCGCTTTATAACGATCAACACTTCCATTTGATTTACGCTTGACTTTGTAAACCCACTTACAAGAAACTGGTTTAACTCCTTCAGGTTTAGGAACTAGATCCCATGTCTCGTTCTTATGTAGTGCTGATATTTCCTCTTTCATAGCGACTTCCCAATCTGGATTGCCTTTGGCATCTTCATACGATGATGATTCAGATTCATCAATCGGGCCAGCAAAGAAGCATTCCGTAATCTTATCATATTCAGCTCCAATAGTGTAGTCAGTGTATCTTTCATTCCTCTTCCGTGTTCTTTGTGATCTTCGAGGCTGCTGATCCCTTCCATGAGTTTCATTATTTTGTTCATGAGTTGTTTCACTTTCACTTTCAGAATTATCATGAGGCACATTTGTAGCTGAAAGAGTTTCTTTGTCATGTGCATCTTCATTCTCATCGTTTGATGGATCTGCAAGCTTTGTTAATATAGGTTGTACATAGTGAGATGATGTTTCATCAAAGACAACATCTCTTGATGTCACAACCTTAAGTGTTTCAGGATCCATGCATCGCCATCCTTTCCTATTAGGATCATAGCCCACAAATACACATTTCTTTGCCTTGGGATCCATTTTGGCACGTAGCTGGTCTGAAATATAAACATAGCATGTAGAACCAAAGATTCTGAAATATGAAACCGAGGGTTTCTCCTTGTACAGAAGTTCATAGGGAGTTTTCATGTTGATAACTTTTGAGGGCAAGCGGTTTATCACATGACAAGCACACCGCATAGCTTCTGCCCACAACTCTTGAGGAAGATTTTTTTCATGTATCCAACTTCTGCTTACCTCTTGTAAATGCCTCAACTTGCGTTCagcaactccattttgctgcgATGTTCGCGGACATGTAAATTGTCTTCTTATTCC
This genomic window from Daucus carota subsp. sativus chromosome 7, DH1 v3.0, whole genome shotgun sequence contains:
- the LOC108194465 gene encoding putative pentatricopeptide repeat-containing protein At1g12700, mitochondrial, coding for MQKRMSQLSRVQEMILRRVCFSSNTLVRFPRHGVITLFHLHSLSRSSTYPNSKYIPSYHSELEQLLSEKCKVGFDKLEDALVVFDKMLGMRPLLNVVKFNQLLAALVKTKDYSVALSLYRRMCILGIPVSVITLTTVINCCCHLKQVDYGFALLAAIFKRGFFADVVTYTTLVRGLISQDRFLEAEILFKNLLKENEVKPDAAIFTTIIDGLCKTGNTSQAIMLLRYMERKGCMPSVVTYNIVIDSLSKDRLVDDALGLLAEMSDKGVQPNVVTYSSLIHGLCNLNRWDDIIQLFRDMDRHKVSPDKHTYSILVDAHVRDGKVKEAEELIELMIRRGQPPDVVTYNSLMDGYCLRGELDKALAVLRTMTSKRILPDTHTYSIMINGYCKKLEVDRAIHILEEMPLKGLEPSVETYNTILDGLFRTYRLDEAHKFYKKMLNLGVKLNIVTRGIFLHGLCWNGLVVEAMSEFHKMESCGLVHHTRIYNILIHGLFKDGKVDEARNLFNNLLLKGLQPSVISYTIMIHGFCRVGLLDEAYKILWEMEENNCLPNEVTYNTLIHGCFKNKMYDGGCVLIDEMCAHGFKVDAFTTSMLSDMLQSKEQDPGLLALQKKFKPLVHQ